One Methanosphaera sp. WGK6 genomic region harbors:
- a CDS encoding S-layer family protein yields DDVTIYGRNSTLDVVITNNTIGNTTINVTVIDSETNKTIPNADVIVTLPNGTNITGKTDENGNVNVPVDIPVGENNITVIYNGDDTYKSTNTTVTVNVEKRESDINAAVSNNTAGNVTIDVTVTDLVNGTPITSGNIIITTENGTIVGKGSVDTDGDATIITNITNSGVYDLIITYEGNENYTESSTLVNDVSVVGRESEVIASVLNNTVGNTTIEINLHDFVTGEPIYNADVTITLPNGTEIVAITGTDGKVNVTMNLSVGENTIIVKFNGDETYNASSTTVDISSVKRDSSTSANIVNNTAGNVTVNVTVVDAITGEMIVSGNVSVIDNNGNIIGNGSIVDGNAIIVTNITQTGDYTLNVSYNGNEEYMGSSTILNDVNVIGRDTNIDVVITNNTVGNTTINVTVIDSETNKTIPNADVIVTLPNGTNITGKTDENGNLSISVDLPVGNNDLNVTYPGDETYNGTNTTVNVNVGKRNSSTSASVVNNTAGNVTVNVVVTDAINGNMISSGDITIRDDTGSIIGTGSIVDGNAVIITNIIQTGDYTLNVSYSGNEEYTGSSTILDDVNVIGRDTNIDVVITNNTVGNTTINVTVIDSETNETIPNADVIVTLPNGTNITGKTDENGSVIIPIDVPVGDNNITVTYVGNETYDETSTTVNVNVTKIHSIIVVDSVIGVIGENITLIAYVTDEYGNPITGGNLVFKLNGKTLRIDGSFNSTAAPLKFSVVNGTVTYTLTADLYLRNAKNLSASYSGSKKYTENISQVTTVQIAKRTADITVTTINTTKQDNDIELTATLTDTTRNGTNITAINEGYVVFKVNGISLKDMDGNTIRVKVENNTAKYIYHVSAGMASVDGQGNLRNYTVETVYQSDIFYPDARNTTTFHVEKSNITLNIDNILINNTTKTITTISGNITDYNGNLVVGTNKVCVKVNGKTLRDNNNDTMYFTVTNGNINLTNINTTGIKSFNNITIVTGERQAYNAGRNTTTQLTIV; encoded by the coding sequence ATTGTAACTCTTCCTAATGGAACAAACATCACAGGTAAAACCGATGAAAATGGTAATGTAAATGTACCTGTGGACATACCTGTAGGTGAAAACAATATAACAGTAATATATAATGGAGATGACACTTATAAAAGTACTAATACAACTGTAACAGTTAATGTAGAAAAACGTGAAAGTGATATAAATGCTGCTGTATCTAATAATACTGCGGGTAATGTAACTATTGATGTCACTGTTACTGATCTGGTTAATGGTACTCCAATAACTAGTGGAAATATCATAATTACCACAGAAAATGGTACTATTGTTGGTAAAGGTAGTGTAGATACTGATGGTGACGCTACTATTATAACTAACATAACCAATAGTGGGGTTTATGATTTAATTATCACATATGAAGGTAATGAAAACTATACTGAAAGCAGTACTCTAGTTAATGATGTAAGTGTTGTTGGTAGAGAATCTGAAGTTATTGCTAGTGTTCTTAATAACACTGTTGGTAACACAACTATTGAAATTAATTTACATGACTTTGTAACTGGTGAACCTATATATAATGCTGATGTTACTATAACTCTTCCTAATGGAACTGAGATTGTAGCTATTACTGGTACTGATGGTAAAGTTAATGTAACTATGAATCTTTCTGTTGGAGAGAACACAATTATTGTTAAATTCAATGGTGATGAAACTTATAATGCATCTAGTACAACCGTTGATATCAGTAGTGTTAAACGTGATAGTTCTACTAGTGCTAATATAGTTAACAACACTGCTGGCAATGTAACTGTTAATGTTACTGTAGTTGATGCTATAACAGGTGAGATGATTGTCAGTGGTAATGTATCTGTAATAGATAATAATGGAAATATTATAGGTAATGGTTCTATTGTCGATGGTAATGCTATTATTGTTACTAATATTACTCAAACTGGTGATTATACATTAAATGTAAGTTATAATGGAAATGAGGAATACATGGGTAGTAGTACTATTCTTAATGATGTAAATGTTATTGGTAGAGACACCAATATTGACGTGGTTATTACTAATAATACTGTTGGGAACACTACTATTAACGTAACTGTAATTGACAGTGAAACTAATAAAACAATTCCTAATGCTGATGTTATTGTAACTCTTCCTAATGGAACAAATATCACAGGTAAAACTGATGAAAATGGTAATCTAAGTATTTCTGTTGATCTTCCTGTTGGAAATAATGACTTAAATGTAACTTATCCTGGTGATGAAACATACAATGGAACTAACACTACTGTAAATGTAAACGTTGGTAAACGTAACAGTTCTACTAGTGCTAGTGTAGTTAACAACACTGCTGGTAATGTAACTGTTAACGTAGTTGTAACTGATGCTATAAATGGTAACATGATTAGTAGTGGTGATATAACTATTCGTGATGATACAGGTTCTATTATTGGCACTGGTTCTATTGTCGATGGTAATGCTGTAATTATTACTAACATAATTCAAACTGGTGATTATACATTAAATGTAAGTTATAGTGGAAATGAGGAATACACTGGTAGTAGTACTATTCTTGATGACGTAAATGTTATTGGTAGAGACACCAATATTGATGTGGTTATTACTAATAATACTGTTGGAAACACTACTATTAATGTAACTGTAATTGATAGTGAAACTAATGAAACTATTCCTAATGCTGATGTTATTGTAACTCTTCCTAATGGAACAAACATCACTGGTAAAACCGATGAAAATGGTAGTGTAATAATTCCGATAGATGTTCCTGTTGGGGATAATAATATAACAGTAACATATGTGGGTAATGAAACATATGATGAAACTAGTACTACTGTGAATGTTAATGTAACTAAAATTCATAGTATAATTGTAGTTGACTCAGTAATAGGAGTTATTGGTGAAAATATCACATTAATAGCTTATGTAACTGATGAATATGGTAATCCAATTACTGGTGGTAATTTAGTATTTAAATTAAATGGTAAAACACTTAGAATTGATGGATCATTTAACAGTACAGCAGCACCACTTAAATTTAGTGTTGTTAATGGAACTGTAACATATACTTTAACTGCTGATTTATATTTAAGAAATGCTAAAAATTTATCTGCATCATACAGTGGATCAAAAAAATATACTGAAAATATATCTCAAGTAACAACAGTACAAATTGCTAAAAGAACAGCAGATATCACAGTAACAACAATAAATACCACAAAACAAGATAATGATATAGAATTAACAGCAACATTAACTGATACTACAAGAAATGGAACAAATATAACTGCAATAAATGAAGGATATGTAGTATTTAAAGTAAATGGAATTTCCTTAAAAGATATGGATGGAAACACAATACGTGTTAAAGTAGAAAATAACACTGCAAAATACATATACCATGTATCTGCAGGAATGGCTAGTGTAGATGGACAAGGAAATCTTAGAAACTATACTGTAGAAACAGTATATCAAAGTGATATATTCTATCCTGATGCAAGAAATACTACAACATTCCATGTTGAAAAATCTAATATAACTTTAAATATAGATAACATATTAATAAATAACACAACCAAAACAATAACAACTATATCTGGAAATATAACAGATTATAATGGAAATTTAGTGGTTGGAACAAATAAAGTATGTGTTAAAGTAAATGGAAAAACACTCAGAGATAATAATAATGATACAATGTACTTCACAGTAACAAATGGAAACATAAACCTAACAAATATAAATACAACAGGCATAAAATCATTCAATAATATAACAATAGTAACTGGTGAAAGACAAGCATACAATGCAGGACGAAATACAACAACACAACTAACAATAGTATAA
- the argH gene encoding argininosuccinate lyase, which translates to MDLRAGRFDGQMTDDAAAFSSSIEFDKRIFEADINCNRAHTTMLIEEEIIPKESGEKILKTLDKLEKEGLSALNLDPSFEDIHMALEDYVTKEIGPEAGFMHTAKSRNDQVCTDIRLTLKNEIENTIINIKSFINTIVEMAKENTHTLFIAYTHLQHAQPTTFAHHLMAYANELRRDCERLIDTYKRVDMSPLGSAALTTTGFPINRDRTAELLGFSQVMDNSIDGVSSRDFAAEAIFDYAMLSTTLGKISDEIVIWSSYEFRMVECSNQYSSTSSIMPQKKNPDIAELSRGKSTIAYGELMTVLAMIKGIPHSYNRDLQEVTPHLWNAIDNTNDILGIVHGMLSTLTINKERTEELAGANFATATELADVIVREKELPFRTAHRIVGRIVSDAIEEGVTTNDIDNDYVNKVAKEVTGEPLDLGEELVNQALDPLKNVKSRTVKGGCAPGAVEESIQNMEKFLKE; encoded by the coding sequence ATGGATCTTAGAGCAGGAAGATTTGATGGACAGATGACTGATGATGCAGCAGCTTTTTCATCATCAATAGAATTTGATAAAAGAATATTTGAAGCTGATATAAACTGTAATAGGGCACACACTACAATGCTTATAGAAGAAGAGATAATTCCTAAAGAATCTGGTGAAAAAATATTAAAAACATTAGATAAATTAGAAAAAGAAGGATTAAGTGCTTTAAATCTTGACCCTTCATTTGAAGATATTCACATGGCTTTAGAGGATTATGTAACAAAAGAAATTGGTCCTGAAGCAGGTTTCATGCATACAGCTAAAAGTAGAAATGACCAAGTATGCACTGATATAAGACTAACCTTAAAAAATGAAATTGAAAACACGATAATTAATATTAAATCATTTATTAATACAATTGTGGAAATGGCTAAAGAGAATACACATACCCTATTTATAGCATATACTCACTTACAACATGCACAGCCAACAACTTTTGCTCATCATTTAATGGCTTATGCAAATGAATTAAGACGTGATTGTGAAAGATTAATAGATACTTATAAAAGAGTAGATATGAGTCCATTAGGTTCAGCAGCATTAACAACAACTGGTTTTCCAATTAACAGAGATAGAACTGCAGAATTATTGGGATTTAGTCAAGTTATGGATAATTCCATTGATGGTGTAAGTAGTAGGGATTTTGCTGCAGAAGCAATTTTTGATTATGCAATGTTATCTACAACTCTTGGTAAAATTTCTGATGAAATAGTAATTTGGAGTAGTTATGAATTTAGAATGGTTGAATGTTCTAACCAGTATTCCTCAACATCATCCATAATGCCTCAAAAGAAAAACCCTGATATAGCTGAACTTTCACGTGGAAAAAGTACAATAGCTTATGGTGAATTAATGACAGTACTTGCAATGATTAAAGGAATACCTCATAGTTATAATAGGGATTTACAAGAAGTAACTCCTCATTTATGGAATGCAATTGATAATACTAATGATATTCTAGGTATAGTGCATGGTATGCTTAGTACTTTAACAATTAATAAAGAAAGAACTGAAGAATTAGCAGGAGCAAATTTTGCAACAGCAACAGAACTTGCTGATGTAATAGTAAGAGAAAAAGAACTTCCATTTAGAACAGCACATAGGATTGTTGGAAGAATAGTGTCTGATGCTATTGAAGAAGGTGTAACTACAAATGACATAGATAATGATTATGTAAATAAAGTTGCAAAAGAAGTAACTGGTGAACCATTAGATTTAGGTGAAGAATTAGTTAATCAAGCATTAGATCCTCTTAAAAATGTTAAGTCAAGAACTGTTAAAGGTGGATGTGCACCTGGAGCAGTAGAAGAATCTATTCAAAATATGGAAAAATTTCTTAAAGAATAA
- a CDS encoding 7-cyano-7-deazaguanine synthase, with translation MYTKEEIINKIIKIREDIGHDYVEPEIKDLYYENDELTIITPDRPEKSIIIGKGGWVVGKLREELKVNSIHVISYTDIVLKEYQLELSVKHTKKLIDNNVIPDKYQDIFNNLYKLLSQKQKAPYDNTIVANYIRENIDRTPLVDTKVAVALSGGVDSSFSTILAKALGFNVIALTVNPGTIVLPKQFRYNIDNLTSQINVPHEYIKTDMSEIINDALTGKIHPCGRCSSHIEGEVSRKVKEIGCHMMIYGDLLSTGSQSIVEKEDIIRINLPALFRMEKSEIKNVVTNYSVKKIKGYGCPLVVQVHKKYPQYRPFSIQRVLRETRAGILEPGEALDLIRTI, from the coding sequence ATGTATACAAAAGAAGAAATAATCAATAAAATAATTAAAATAAGAGAAGATATAGGTCATGATTATGTAGAACCAGAAATAAAGGATTTATATTATGAAAATGATGAATTAACTATCATAACACCCGATAGACCAGAAAAATCAATCATTATTGGAAAAGGTGGTTGGGTTGTTGGAAAACTTAGAGAAGAACTAAAAGTTAACTCAATCCATGTAATTTCTTATACAGACATTGTTTTAAAAGAATATCAACTAGAACTATCTGTAAAACATACAAAAAAATTAATAGATAATAATGTAATTCCCGATAAATATCAAGATATATTCAATAATTTATACAAATTACTATCTCAAAAACAGAAAGCTCCCTATGACAATACTATTGTTGCTAATTATATTAGAGAAAATATAGATAGAACACCTCTTGTTGATACAAAAGTAGCAGTAGCATTATCCGGTGGTGTAGATAGTAGTTTTTCAACAATACTTGCTAAAGCATTAGGATTTAATGTAATTGCACTTACTGTAAATCCAGGTACAATAGTATTACCAAAACAATTTAGATATAATATTGATAATTTAACATCCCAAATAAATGTTCCACATGAATATATAAAAACAGACATGAGTGAAATAATTAATGATGCACTAACAGGAAAAATACATCCTTGTGGAAGATGTTCTAGCCATATAGAAGGGGAAGTATCTAGAAAAGTTAAAGAAATAGGTTGTCATATGATGATTTATGGAGATTTATTATCAACAGGATCACAATCAATTGTAGAAAAAGAGGATATTATTAGAATAAACCTACCTGCATTATTTAGAATGGAAAAATCAGAAATTAAAAATGTAGTCACAAATTATTCAGTGAAAAAAATAAAAGGGTATGGATGTCCATTAGTAGTCCAAGTTCATAAAAAATATCCTCAGTACAGACCATTTTCCATACAAAGAGTTTTAAGAGAAACACGTGCAGGCATACTAGAACCTGGTGAAGCTCTTGATTTAATTAGAACTATTTAA
- a CDS encoding glycosyltransferase family 39 protein — protein MVHLNMKSLKNKLFIVLTIFMVFYTSILVYCQSIRGISYWDIFVYLQNAMLFAHINIGSQLSVPPVLSLLVSIPFQLGFISETTMFAVSGVLFIILILGIYQIFNEKFSPEISFVGSIFFSMLSLVVTWAVTGSNDLPSLAFSVWAVYFTIKGLNDNFNYYYVAFLCFVVAFFTRFTGGFILLVMISYLALNFNKLKKQLNENNFKKLFLFIIIISVIIGGVYLIKQGTIPFLSQFIEVSSSSQVSSINIGYELNPWYYIQNMPEFLTSLHVSTDYNAILSTVHNIPSILSFVILFFMIIGLLKLLFGCFRNYENKDMKTKISLGVIIILSIIMIISYTHISYIITEVLFVGILLLLYKTLPENFEQLDMIMFIWMGIFIIMHSYHPVKVDRYILPIFIPVIYFMIQGIEYVTSIINTKNKKTTLTILVILLIILIPINISYMTSLTHENPHTNEEKEAATWLNNYNHQLVNENISSDRGVVFSWYLKKYTYTTIPRVLEANNETLENKLNSINAKYYIDSTSNTTNIEGYHTIYDNNNTSYRIKIYEKN, from the coding sequence ATGGTACATTTAAACATGAAATCATTGAAAAATAAATTATTTATAGTATTAACCATATTTATGGTTTTTTATACAAGTATTCTTGTTTATTGTCAGAGTATTCGTGGTATTAGCTACTGGGATATTTTTGTTTATTTACAAAATGCAATGTTATTTGCTCATATAAATATTGGTAGTCAATTAAGTGTACCACCAGTATTATCTCTTTTAGTATCAATTCCTTTCCAATTAGGATTTATATCTGAGACAACAATGTTTGCAGTTTCTGGTGTGTTATTTATTATATTAATTCTTGGAATTTATCAAATATTTAATGAGAAATTTAGTCCAGAAATATCTTTTGTTGGTAGTATCTTTTTCTCAATGTTATCTCTTGTTGTAACATGGGCTGTTACTGGTTCTAATGATCTTCCATCTCTTGCTTTTAGTGTATGGGCGGTTTATTTTACAATAAAAGGTCTTAATGATAATTTTAATTATTATTATGTTGCATTTTTATGTTTTGTTGTTGCATTCTTCACAAGATTTACTGGCGGATTTATTCTTTTGGTAATGATTAGTTATCTTGCATTAAATTTCAATAAATTAAAAAAACAATTAAATGAGAATAATTTTAAAAAGTTATTTTTATTTATAATTATTATCAGTGTTATTATTGGAGGAGTTTATCTTATAAAACAGGGCACTATTCCCTTTTTAAGTCAATTTATAGAAGTATCAAGTAGTAGTCAGGTATCTTCAATTAATATTGGCTATGAATTAAATCCATGGTATTATATTCAAAATATGCCTGAATTTTTAACTAGTTTACATGTGAGTACTGATTACAATGCTATCTTATCAACAGTACATAATATTCCTAGTATTTTATCATTTGTTATTTTATTTTTTATGATTATTGGGCTGTTAAAGTTATTGTTTGGTTGTTTTAGAAATTATGAAAATAAGGATATGAAAACTAAAATTTCGTTAGGTGTAATTATTATTTTATCAATTATTATGATAATTAGTTATACTCATATATCTTATATTATCACAGAAGTACTTTTTGTAGGTATACTTTTATTATTATACAAAACACTTCCCGAAAACTTTGAACAACTTGATATGATTATGTTTATATGGATGGGAATTTTCATTATAATGCATTCATATCACCCCGTGAAAGTTGATAGATATATTTTACCAATATTCATACCAGTAATTTACTTCATGATACAGGGAATAGAATATGTGACATCAATAATTAATACAAAAAATAAGAAAACAACACTCACTATACTAGTAATACTACTCATAATACTAATACCAATTAATATTAGTTACATGACATCACTAACACACGAAAACCCTCATACAAATGAAGAAAAAGAAGCAGCAACCTGGTTGAACAACTATAATCATCAATTAGTGAATGAAAACATATCTTCAGATAGAGGAGTAGTATTTAGTTGGTATCTTAAAAAATACACCTACACTACAATTCCAAGAGTACTTGAAGCAAATAATGAAACATTAGAAAATAAATTAAATTCTATAAATGCGAAGTATTATATTGATTCAACAAGTAATACTACAAATATAGAAGGTTATCATACAATCTATGACAATAACAATACATCTTACAGAATAAAAATATATGAAAAAAATTAG
- a CDS encoding glycosyltransferase family 39 protein, whose product MINKIHKIIQDNKIELYYILFIIGILLIISIPKLLNQYTLGISNWDTYLYLENARTFSKMGWGDVQSIAPVLPMIISKFFLIAGHPYEEIIFNLDVFFYILGVVSLYLILRFKFDRNTSLVGSLIYATFTLLYSWVAIGGNDIIGVTGTLLTVYLVLVAHKYNTKFYYLAIPIAAYAFLSRYTAGVMIFPLIFYIIINRVNLNEIKDIILGGTLGILSISWFLNQFNKVLGTPFPFLDQFSGTVSNVQVIDSGYLPDTWYYITHIPNYLSSIVPPNSTFNAIVNPMGNIPTILAYIYIILMISGIILIFHNMYHTIKTSDIKFKNKKNKIFITIGIILSIICLLTMNQISYIVTIILFLIVMGIIWLLGNKYNIKYLEYDLLMISLFVVYLVFQSILSTKK is encoded by the coding sequence ATGATAAATAAGATTCATAAAATTATCCAAGATAATAAGATAGAATTATATTACATACTATTTATAATAGGTATATTACTAATTATTAGTATTCCAAAGTTATTAAATCAATATACTCTTGGAATTAGTAATTGGGATACTTATTTATATTTAGAAAATGCACGTACATTCTCTAAAATGGGATGGGGTGATGTGCAAAGTATAGCCCCTGTTCTTCCTATGATAATATCTAAATTCTTCTTAATAGCTGGACATCCATATGAAGAAATTATATTTAATTTAGATGTATTTTTTTATATTTTAGGCGTTGTTAGTTTATATTTGATACTACGATTTAAATTTGATAGAAATACTAGTCTTGTTGGAAGTTTAATTTATGCTACATTTACTTTACTTTATTCATGGGTTGCTATTGGTGGAAATGATATTATTGGTGTAACTGGAACATTACTTACAGTATACTTAGTACTAGTTGCACATAAATATAATACTAAATTTTATTATTTAGCCATACCTATTGCAGCATATGCTTTTTTATCAAGATATACTGCAGGTGTCATGATTTTTCCATTGATATTCTATATTATCATAAATAGAGTAAATTTAAATGAGATAAAGGACATTATTCTTGGAGGAACACTAGGGATTCTAAGTATTTCTTGGTTTTTAAATCAATTTAATAAAGTATTAGGAACACCATTTCCATTTTTAGATCAATTTAGTGGAACTGTATCAAATGTTCAAGTTATAGATTCAGGATACTTGCCAGATACATGGTATTATATTACACATATACCTAATTATTTATCAAGTATAGTACCACCTAATAGTACATTTAATGCTATTGTTAATCCAATGGGCAATATACCAACAATACTTGCATATATTTATATTATTTTAATGATATCTGGAATTATATTAATATTTCATAATATGTATCATACAATTAAAACAAGTGATATTAAATTTAAAAATAAGAAAAATAAGATATTTATCACTATTGGAATAATTTTAAGTATTATTTGTTTATTAACTATGAATCAAATATCATATATAGTAACAATTATATTATTTTTAATAGTTATGGGAATTATATGGTTACTTGGAAATAAATATAATATTAAATATTTAGAATATGATTTACTGATGATTTCATTATTTGTAGTTTATTTAGTATTCCAGTCAATATTATCTACAAAAAAATGA
- a CDS encoding histone family protein, which yields METLPIAPIGRILSNAGAPRATKNAKIELSKVLTELGNDIAAEAVKIAKHSGRKTVKASDIELVVKLKF from the coding sequence GTGGAAACTTTACCAATTGCACCAATAGGTAGAATTTTATCTAACGCAGGTGCACCAAGAGCAACAAAAAACGCAAAAATTGAATTATCAAAAGTATTAACAGAACTCGGAAATGATATAGCTGCAGAAGCTGTTAAAATAGCAAAACACTCAGGAAGAAAAACAGTAAAAGCATCTGATATTGAATTAGTAGTTAAACTTAAATTTTAG
- a CDS encoding ribosome biogenesis/translation initiation ATPase RLI translates to MSRIAILERDKCQPKKCNYACIEYCPGVRMEEDTIIISEDDKKPLISEELCSGCGICVNRCVFNAISIINLPEVLTEQPIHRYGQNSFELFGMPTIEEGSVVGLLGPNGIGKSTILNILSGQIIPNFGNYEEEGSWDNVIEYFKGSQLQNYFKKLSNNEIKLAYKPQMVDQLPKVVKGKVSELLESVDERNKLDEVVEKLELKTTLNRKLDKLSGGELQRIAIAATVLRDANFYYIDEPTSWLDVKQRLNTVEVIRDLTEENRNVLVIEHDLATLDAMSDYVHVMYGEEGAYGVVSKLRGVRVGINAYINGFLTEENIRIRKQPIEFEIRPPSDLIESETITKYTNFHKKYDNFELKVDEGEINQSQVITAFGPNGIGKTTYAKILAGVTEPDSGDVEEEIKIAYKPQYILSDFEGSVQDFLYMHARGYGTNVFKTDISKPFDLDKILDKQVSKLSGGELQRLATAVTLSQDADVYLLDEPTAFLDVEQRLKIAKAIKHLITRDDTSAIIIDHDIVFIDYISDRAMVFYGKSGSSGHATAPINLRDAMNKFLSDVKITFRRDKETNRPRVNKLESYLDREQKEKGEYYYLEE, encoded by the coding sequence TTGAGTCGAATTGCTATATTAGAAAGGGATAAATGTCAACCAAAAAAATGTAATTATGCTTGTATTGAATACTGTCCAGGAGTAAGAATGGAAGAAGATACAATTATAATTAGTGAAGATGATAAAAAACCATTAATATCAGAAGAACTATGTTCTGGGTGTGGAATCTGTGTAAATAGGTGTGTATTTAATGCAATTAGTATTATAAACTTACCTGAAGTATTAACAGAACAACCAATACATAGATATGGACAAAATAGCTTTGAGTTATTTGGAATGCCAACAATAGAAGAAGGATCTGTTGTAGGATTACTAGGACCAAATGGTATTGGAAAATCAACAATACTAAATATACTATCAGGACAAATCATACCTAACTTCGGAAATTATGAAGAAGAAGGTTCATGGGATAATGTAATAGAATATTTCAAAGGTTCACAACTACAAAATTACTTTAAAAAACTAAGTAATAATGAAATAAAACTAGCATACAAACCACAAATGGTAGATCAATTACCAAAAGTAGTAAAAGGAAAAGTATCAGAACTACTAGAAAGTGTAGATGAAAGAAATAAATTAGATGAAGTAGTTGAAAAACTAGAACTAAAAACTACTTTAAATAGAAAACTAGATAAGCTATCTGGTGGAGAATTACAGAGAATAGCAATAGCTGCAACAGTATTAAGAGATGCAAATTTCTACTACATAGATGAACCAACATCATGGTTAGATGTAAAACAAAGATTAAACACAGTAGAAGTAATACGAGATCTAACTGAAGAAAATCGTAATGTACTAGTAATTGAACACGATTTAGCAACACTTGATGCAATGAGTGACTATGTACATGTAATGTATGGTGAAGAAGGAGCATATGGTGTAGTCTCAAAATTAAGAGGAGTAAGAGTAGGAATTAATGCATATATAAATGGATTTTTAACTGAAGAAAACATAAGAATACGAAAACAACCAATAGAATTTGAAATAAGACCACCAAGTGATTTAATAGAATCAGAAACAATAACAAAATACACAAATTTCCATAAAAAATATGATAACTTTGAATTAAAAGTAGATGAAGGAGAAATAAATCAAAGTCAAGTAATAACAGCATTTGGACCAAATGGTATAGGTAAAACAACATATGCAAAAATATTAGCTGGTGTAACAGAACCAGATTCAGGGGATGTTGAAGAAGAAATAAAAATTGCATATAAACCACAATATATATTATCTGATTTTGAAGGATCTGTACAAGACTTTTTATATATGCATGCAAGAGGTTATGGAACAAATGTATTTAAGACTGATATTTCAAAACCATTTGACTTAGATAAAATTTTAGATAAACAAGTAAGTAAATTATCTGGTGGGGAATTACAAAGATTAGCAACAGCAGTAACACTATCTCAAGATGCAGATGTTTATTTACTAGATGAACCTACTGCATTTCTTGATGTAGAACAAAGACTCAAAATAGCAAAAGCAATAAAACATTTAATTACAAGAGATGATACATCAGCAATAATTATAGATCACGATATAGTATTTATTGACTACATATCAGATAGAGCAATGGTATTTTATGGAAAATCAGGTTCTTCTGGTCATGCAACAGCTCCAATAAACTTAAGGGATGCGATGAATAAATTTTTATCTGATGTGAAAATAACATTTAGGCGAGATAAAGAAACAAACAGGCCAAGAGTAAATAAACTAGAAAGTTATCTTGACCGTGAACAAAAAGAAAAAGGTGAATATTACTATCTTGAAGAATAA